CCGACCGCGCCGACGCCGGCGTTGTTGACCAGCAGGTCGGGCGGCTCGTCCCGGTCGGCCAGCCGGGCCGCCAGGCCGGCGACGTCGTCAGGGTCGGCGAGGTCGGCGACCAGCGGCTCCCCGCCGGTGGACCGGGCCACCGCGGCGAGCCGGTCCGCGTCCCGGCCGACCAGCAGAAGCCGGCAGTCGGCGGCGGCCAGCCGCTCGGCCACCGCGCGCCCGATCCCGCCGGACGCGCCGGTCACCACCGCGAACCGACCGGCGACCCGCACTCACACCTCGGGCGGGACGTCGGTCTCGCGGTAGACCCGCCGCTCGGCGGTGGTCTGCCGGCCGTTCTCGATGACCTGCCGCTCGCTGATCGAGGCCGCCCGGCGCCGCTTGTTCCACAGCGTCAGCGTGATGGCCAGGATGGTCGCGCCGGTGAGCATGAACACCCAGCCCACGACGTCCAGGCTCAGCCAGTCCGGGTTGGCCCGCACGGCGAAGGCAAGGATCGCCCCGAACGCGATGAGAAAAATGCCCGCGCCGATACTCATGTCGGAACCTCCGTCGAACGTCGCGTACCCCCATATTCAACTACTTTCCGGCGGCCGACTCCGGCACCCGCGCATTCCGGGCGCGTGGGGGATACCGGAGTCGGCCAGCGGGG
This Actinopolymorpha cephalotaxi DNA region includes the following protein-coding sequences:
- a CDS encoding DUF6458 family protein, which produces MSIGAGIFLIAFGAILAFAVRANPDWLSLDVVGWVFMLTGATILAITLTLWNKRRRAASISERQVIENGRQTTAERRVYRETDVPPEV